From a region of the Helicobacter hepaticus ATCC 51449 genome:
- a CDS encoding class I SAM-dependent methyltransferase — MKQGDFTQVAKHYHNRPAYSPMLLEKLIACINDEQKNLKDLQIVEVGAGTGKLTKMLSEFGMQVLAVEPNDEMREEGIAYTKDTNIKWQKGSGEETGVQSGIADWVIMASSFHWTDPKKSLPEFARILKNSAAQNGSAHTSTHNTSAGGGYFTAIWNPRNILEGSVFYEIEQEIKNIVPELARVSSGTQNVKKWEEILISTGDFTDCFFMECDYIEIMDKARYLGAWHSVNDIQAQAGEQRWKKILEMIESKILGLQTLEIPYKIRAWTARKSSKGGSRA, encoded by the coding sequence ATGAAACAAGGTGATTTTACACAAGTGGCGAAGCATTATCATAATCGTCCGGCATATAGCCCGATGTTGTTAGAAAAGCTGATTGCTTGTATCAATGATGAGCAAAAAAATCTCAAAGATTTGCAAATCGTAGAAGTGGGCGCAGGGACAGGCAAGCTTACCAAAATGCTAAGTGAGTTTGGAATGCAAGTCTTAGCCGTAGAGCCAAATGATGAGATGAGAGAAGAGGGCATCGCCTATACCAAAGACACAAATATCAAATGGCAAAAAGGAAGTGGCGAGGAAACAGGCGTGCAAAGTGGAATCGCGGATTGGGTGATTATGGCAAGTAGCTTCCATTGGACTGACCCTAAGAAATCTTTGCCCGAGTTTGCGAGAATCTTAAAAAATTCTGCGGCTCAAAATGGCTCTGCCCATACTTCTACCCACAATACTTCTGCGGGGGGGGGGTATTTCACTGCTATATGGAATCCTAGAAATATCCTAGAGGGTTCAGTATTCTATGAAATTGAACAAGAGATTAAGAATATTGTTCCAGAGCTTGCTAGAGTGAGCAGCGGGACACAAAATGTCAAAAAATGGGAGGAAATCCTCATCTCCACTGGGGATTTTACAGACTGCTTTTTTATGGAGTGCGATTATATAGAGATAATGGACAAGGCGCGTTATCTTGGAGCATGGCATTCTGTAAATGATATACAAGCCCAAGCAGGGGAGCAAAGATGGAAAAAGATTTTGGAAATGATAGAATCCAAAATCTTAGGATTACAAACTTTAGAGATTCCTTATAAAATTCGTGCTTGGACGGCTAGAAAGTCCAGCAAAGGAGGCTCTAGGGCGTAA
- a CDS encoding class I SAM-dependent methyltransferase, whose product MQENKTRIVEQVWDYTKHAKYYSYRPNYAPKTIDMLITLASGEKAGNLKVADIGAGTGNLSIMLLERGCEVVSVEPNDAMREIGIERTKGAKIEWVRATGVDSTLQSGSFDWVTFGSSFNVMDRTEALKEAHRLLKGNGYFSCMWNHRDLNDPIQQKAENAILSIVPNYTRGVRREDQRPIIEAHKEFFDNIIYIEEDFYFHQSLENYILAWQSVKNPYWDLETKEGQEIFDKITAKMREVLPQEFDIKYTTRCWSARKVG is encoded by the coding sequence ATGCAAGAGAATAAGACAAGAATAGTAGAACAAGTTTGGGATTACACCAAACACGCGAAATATTACAGCTACCGCCCGAATTACGCACCCAAAACGATTGATATGCTTATCACTTTGGCTAGCGGAGAAAAAGCGGGCAATTTGAAAGTCGCAGATATTGGCGCAGGGACAGGAAATCTAAGCATTATGCTTTTAGAGAGAGGTTGTGAAGTGGTGAGTGTAGAGCCAAATGACGCAATGCGTGAAATCGGCATTGAGCGCACAAAAGGCGCAAAAATTGAATGGGTAAGGGCTACGGGCGTGGATTCTACATTACAAAGCGGGAGTTTTGATTGGGTAACCTTTGGCAGTAGCTTTAATGTAATGGATAGGACAGAGGCGTTAAAAGAAGCCCATAGACTGCTTAAAGGCAATGGATACTTTTCGTGTATGTGGAATCATAGAGACTTAAACGACCCCATTCAGCAAAAGGCAGAAAATGCGATTCTCTCCATCGTGCCAAACTACACAAGAGGTGTGAGACGCGAAGACCAACGCCCAATTATTGAGGCACATAAAGAGTTTTTTGATAATATTATTTACATTGAAGAGGATTTTTACTTTCACCAAAGTTTGGAAAACTATATCTTAGCGTGGCAGAGTGTGAAAAATCCTTATTGGGATTTAGAGACCAAAGAAGGGCAAGAGATTTTTGATAAAATCACTGCAAAAATGCGAGAAGTTCTCCCGCAAGAATTTGACATCAAATACACTACGCGTTGCTGGAGTGCAAGAAAAGTAGGGTAA
- a CDS encoding DUF2972 domain-containing protein, which produces MSKSKTFEILKQSGVLNALRYVADKKAHKGGIYALLQKLLMLLTLYCLDKPRAYEIYRALRRYNICVADFSFLSYFAKEYDNVKQWLESKEFKKTYILPPPPLYTYPPLLNPKEIDYTDIPPEFAWKLNIPLPPYYQFLYFGSHATGNTGLENLIQRCGGLSYYQGDVDVEDRAKAAYITLFTLIMEHTDLQDYFSYIALRNYIPHNKKENGEKLCALIPNTPSIYLVRDPISALKSACSLTPCREVYVEMKKLVNPEDLLHFLQNRGKGDKEDLRIAETDTFAHLMEYFIKDIYYCFHDTQLWDFLVNFKESIILDMAEIVGDRAFETIHTLAKQLHFPPPKPEDKEIFAMGISEYQTILPLTLEFKSHNQVIAITLMDRVFCMDKRKYIFDYNSQRCSSYHKQALEENANYKDITFSLFGQTCFYDRIILCIHSKDWAILFENENLLGLVKKRLLEIIPLLEKQKEMKNAKKLTEKDILEYLKSHKDLCLEAKAVFEKHLTFLASVRPDIIESWKYYQEFLAMCEEMS; this is translated from the coding sequence ATGAGCAAGAGCAAGACATTTGAGATTTTAAAGCAAAGTGGCGTATTAAATGCCTTAAGATATGTGGCAGATAAAAAGGCACATAAAGGCGGAATTTACGCACTGCTTCAAAAACTACTAATGCTTCTTACCCTCTATTGCCTTGATAAACCCCGCGCGTATGAGATTTACCGAGCTTTAAGGAGATATAATATTTGTGTTGCTGATTTTTCATTTCTTTCGTATTTTGCTAAAGAATACGACAATGTAAAGCAGTGGTTAGAATCTAAGGAATTTAAAAAGACTTATATTCTGCCCCCCCCCCCATTATATACTTATCCTCCGCTGCTTAATCCTAAAGAAATAGATTACACAGACATTCCCCCCGAATTTGCGTGGAAGTTAAATATTCCTTTGCCGCCTTATTATCAGTTCCTCTATTTTGGTAGCCACGCCACAGGTAACACAGGATTAGAGAATCTTATCCAAAGATGCGGGGGCTTATCTTATTATCAAGGCGATGTAGATGTAGAGGATAGGGCAAAAGCAGCGTATATTACATTATTTACTTTAATTATGGAGCATACAGATTTGCAAGATTATTTTAGCTACATTGCATTAAGAAACTATATACCGCATAATAAAAAAGAAAATGGAGAAAAACTCTGCGCGCTTATTCCCAATACTCCCTCTATTTACCTTGTCCGAGACCCAATTAGTGCATTAAAGAGTGCTTGTTCTTTAACTCCTTGCAGAGAAGTATATGTAGAGATGAAAAAGCTTGTCAATCCAGAGGATTTATTGCATTTTTTGCAAAATAGAGGCAAGGGAGATAAAGAGGATTTAAGAATTGCAGAGACGGATACTTTTGCGCATTTAATGGAGTATTTTATTAAAGACATTTATTATTGTTTCCACGATACGCAGCTTTGGGATTTTCTAGTCAATTTTAAGGAGAGTATAATACTTGATATGGCTGAAATAGTAGGTGATAGGGCATTTGAGACAATCCACACTCTAGCTAAGCAGCTTCATTTCCCTCCGCCAAAGCCCGAAGATAAAGAGATATTTGCAATGGGTATATCGGAGTATCAAACGATTTTGCCCCTTACTTTGGAGTTTAAAAGCCACAATCAAGTGATTGCCATTACTCTAATGGATAGGGTATTTTGTATGGATAAGAGAAAATATATCTTTGATTATAATTCTCAAAGATGCTCGAGCTATCATAAACAGGCTTTGGAGGAGAATGCAAATTATAAAGATATTACTTTTTCTCTTTTTGGGCAAACTTGCTTTTATGACAGAATTATTCTTTGCATTCATTCAAAAGATTGGGCAATTCTTTTTGAGAATGAAAATCTCTTAGGGTTGGTTAAAAAGAGATTGTTAGAGATTATCCCACTCTTAGAAAAGCAAAAAGAGATGAAGAATGCTAAAAAACTCACCGAAAAAGACATTTTAGAATATCTCAAATCTCACAAAGATTTATGTCTTGAAGCTAAAGCAGTCTTTGAAAAACATCTCACATTTCTAGCTTCTGTGCGTCCCGACATAATAGAATCTTGGAAGTATTATCAGGAGTTTTTAGCAATGTGCGAGGAGATGAGCTAA
- a CDS encoding T6SS effector amidase Tae4 family protein, which produces MTSGTKWKGKDGYYYYTGVSGIKNLLLENWKEKGLKPYSQTNNKDFYKVFYDYKKEPSELLIDKYGNVLNKERVKQIRKDNLNFFYTLQSLGIKGIITMDIDAWSNAGGHTTLWNGSEFLDDTNYLNDERNYVFVRELCFWELK; this is translated from the coding sequence CTGACAAGTGGCACAAAGTGGAAAGGGAAAGATGGATACTATTATTATACAGGAGTTTCTGGGATTAAAAACTTATTGCTTGAAAATTGGAAAGAGAAAGGATTGAAACCTTATTCTCAAACAAACAATAAAGACTTTTATAAAGTATTTTATGACTATAAAAAAGAACCATCCGAATTATTGATAGATAAATATGGAAATGTTCTTAATAAAGAAAGAGTAAAACAGATACGCAAAGACAATTTAAATTTTTTCTATACTTTGCAATCTTTGGGTATTAAAGGTATTATAACAATGGATATTGACGCTTGGAGTAATGCTGGAGGGCATACTACCCTATGGAATGGAAGCGAATTTTTAGACGATACCAATTATTTAAATGATGAGAGGAACTATGTGTTTGTTAGAGAATTATGTTTTTGGGAGCTTAAATAA
- a CDS encoding DUF2972 domain-containing protein: protein MRVRQIALKRYIESWKYYQEFLAMCEEMS, encoded by the coding sequence ATGCGAGTAAGGCAAATAGCTTTAAAGAGGTATATAGAATCTTGGAAGTATTATCAGGAGTTTTTAGCAATGTGCGAGGAGATGAGCTAA
- a CDS encoding N-6 DNA methylase, translated as MITKENLQEVLVYLGFTANDKNTIFKKTYTNNADIFIKVDFSKREITYAPLDSRFNEGEYPSIDKQSTGFIIHRNTTTNFSSNENFVCLVAIDKLLSKGYEPKHIILEPTFKVGHNQHVYGDILVLNQQFENLILIENKTYGAEFSKEWNLMLKNGGQLFSYYAVNKTDFLCLLAFDYEPNLKSLIYTSHIITTKDNQKHLEIINADLKEEDKKLGFGDSKNANAKGYYKVWNESYSLAYTSKGLFEEDILPYKIGKEKYTLKDLSVVPYSEISGIYHNFATILRNNAIGNYENTFYILVDLFLCKIIDEIQNPQDLQFYYKGIFYDNPFSYCDRLLNLYEKGIETLFKKKVVNVQKSEIDYLFESAKRHKGKFKESIEKIFDKQKYFNIKKFNFIEVENEEEFFINFKVLVQITNLIQDFYISESENNQFLGDLFEGFLNRAVHQTEGRFFTPTPITNFIINSLPTLSNNAKILDFACGAGHFLTEFIAHNKNAKLYGIEKNKDLSKVAKTACIFHNPKSKSQIIFQDALDFIKENYKDEFENESFDLILSNPPYSVKGFLSNLDKALNTFSLSQSIDSKSYDKNNAIECFFVERAKQFLKEGGIFALVLPVSILQKGGIYEKTRELLLAHFKFLCLVELNSRTFGSTGTQTIILFAKRVKKYDEDLISRLKDSNFSDEALSDDFNDKNFLQDYCDFMGYDYGSFSKFMREAVLGENLKGSNVFKEYFADYESSKPKIFKKQKFNESDKKALFEKSSLFEKDLDSKTYKKQYSEFLKSDEYKKAEANLHFQNFLNQIKALECEKMLYFAYIKDEKVLILKSPSDKNKEGKSNKANIVKFLGYDWSNRKGDEGIKYITNKPLDSELKESDEDSDEEKKQKEVLRNINSVKFIQTPLYNPTNKEDSTKLAYALKSFMGQDSSNALDFDNLLESLQSNEQDSYTLFSTQCKDLLDFSRVEFSKAISLNPKNLTIFSNPFENCKYELVRLGALPNLTIAKGKSITQKQVRLGNIKVVAGGIDYAYLHDTSNRPKDTITISASGANAGFVNYWNEEIFASDCTTINSDSKLDIKFIYYVLQFIQKDIYRLARGAAQPHVYPKDIEQIKIPLPPLDIQKQIVAECERVEKQYNTIRMSIEEYQKLIKAILVKCGICEADTAQSTNSAEG; from the coding sequence ATGATAACAAAAGAGAATCTGCAAGAAGTTTTAGTCTATTTAGGATTTACTGCAAATGACAAAAATACAATATTCAAAAAAACCTATACAAATAATGCAGATATTTTTATTAAAGTAGATTTTAGTAAGAGAGAAATTACCTATGCTCCGCTAGATTCTCGTTTTAACGAGGGCGAGTATCCAAGCATCGATAAGCAAAGCACAGGTTTTATTATCCACAGAAACACTACAACAAATTTTAGCTCCAATGAGAATTTTGTTTGCCTCGTTGCTATTGACAAGCTTTTAAGCAAAGGTTATGAGCCAAAGCATATTATCCTAGAACCTACCTTTAAAGTTGGGCATAATCAACACGTTTATGGTGATATTTTAGTGCTAAATCAGCAATTTGAAAATCTTATTTTGATAGAAAACAAAACTTATGGTGCAGAATTTAGCAAGGAATGGAATCTTATGCTAAAAAATGGCGGACAGCTTTTTAGCTACTATGCAGTGAATAAAACAGATTTCCTATGCTTACTTGCTTTTGATTATGAACCAAACCTAAAAAGCCTTATTTATACTAGCCATATCATCACTACAAAGGACAATCAAAAGCATTTAGAGATTATTAACGCAGATTTAAAAGAGGAGGATAAAAAGTTAGGTTTTGGGGATTCTAAAAACGCAAATGCAAAGGGTTATTACAAAGTATGGAATGAAAGCTATTCTTTAGCATATACGAGCAAGGGCTTATTTGAAGAGGATATTTTGCCCTATAAAATAGGCAAAGAAAAATATACTTTAAAAGACTTATCAGTTGTGCCTTATAGTGAAATTAGCGGTATTTATCACAACTTTGCGACTATTTTACGCAACAATGCCATAGGAAACTATGAAAACACCTTTTATATCCTTGTAGATTTGTTTTTATGTAAAATCATTGATGAGATACAAAACCCCCAAGATTTGCAGTTTTACTACAAAGGAATCTTTTATGATAATCCCTTTAGCTACTGCGATAGACTTTTAAACCTCTATGAAAAGGGTATCGAAACACTTTTTAAAAAGAAAGTTGTCAATGTTCAAAAAAGTGAAATTGACTATCTTTTTGAATCCGCAAAAAGACACAAAGGCAAATTTAAAGAAAGCATTGAAAAAATCTTTGATAAGCAAAAATACTTTAATATCAAAAAATTTAATTTCATTGAAGTAGAAAACGAGGAGGAATTTTTTATTAATTTTAAGGTTTTGGTGCAAATCACAAATTTAATCCAAGATTTTTACATTAGCGAAAGCGAAAACAATCAATTCTTAGGCGATTTGTTTGAGGGCTTTTTAAATCGTGCTGTGCATCAAACAGAGGGGAGATTTTTCACCCCTACGCCAATTACAAATTTTATTATTAATTCCTTGCCAACCTTAAGCAACAATGCCAAGATTCTAGATTTTGCTTGTGGGGCAGGACATTTTTTAACAGAATTTATCGCACATAATAAAAATGCCAAGCTTTATGGTATAGAAAAGAATAAAGATTTAAGTAAAGTCGCAAAAACCGCTTGTATCTTTCATAATCCCAAGAGCAAATCGCAAATCATTTTCCAAGACGCCTTAGATTTCATCAAAGAAAATTATAAAGATGAGTTTGAAAATGAAAGCTTTGATTTGATACTCTCAAATCCACCCTATTCCGTAAAAGGCTTTTTAAGTAACCTAGACAAAGCCTTAAATACCTTTAGCTTAAGTCAAAGCATAGACTCTAAAAGCTATGACAAAAACAATGCCATAGAATGCTTTTTTGTAGAAAGGGCAAAGCAATTTTTAAAAGAGGGTGGAATTTTTGCTCTTGTTTTGCCTGTGTCTATCTTGCAAAAAGGTGGAATTTATGAAAAAACAAGGGAACTTTTATTAGCGCATTTTAAGTTTTTATGCCTTGTAGAGTTAAACTCACGCACTTTTGGTAGCACGGGTACGCAAACGATTATTTTATTTGCAAAAAGGGTGAAAAAATACGATGAAGATTTGATTTCTAGGCTTAAAGATTCTAATTTTAGCGATGAAGCTTTAAGTGATGATTTTAACGATAAAAACTTTTTGCAAGATTACTGCGACTTTATGGGCTATGATTATGGAAGTTTTAGCAAATTTATGCGTGAAGCGGTTTTGGGCGAGAATCTTAAAGGTTCAAATGTATTTAAAGAATATTTTGCAGATTATGAATCTTCAAAGCCTAAAATATTTAAAAAACAAAAGTTTAATGAAAGCGACAAAAAAGCCCTGTTTGAAAAATCTAGTCTTTTTGAAAAAGATTTAGATTCTAAAACATATAAAAAGCAATATAGCGAATTTCTAAAAAGTGATGAATACAAAAAGGCAGAAGCAAACTTACACTTTCAAAATTTCTTAAATCAAATCAAAGCTTTAGAATGCGAGAAAATGCTTTATTTTGCTTATATTAAAGATGAAAAAGTCCTAATCCTAAAAAGCCCAAGCGATAAAAACAAAGAGGGCAAAAGCAACAAGGCAAATATTGTTAAATTTCTAGGCTATGATTGGAGCAATCGTAAGGGTGATGAGGGAATAAAATACATTACAAATAAGCCCTTAGATTCTGAGTTAAAAGAAAGTGATGAGGATAGCGATGAGGAGAAAAAGCAAAAAGAAGTCTTAAGGAACATTAACTCTGTGAAATTTATCCAAACCCCGCTTTATAATCCTACCAATAAAGAGGACAGCACCAAACTAGCTTATGCACTCAAAAGCTTTATGGGGCAGGATTCTAGCAATGCCTTAGACTTTGATAACCTTTTGGAATCTTTACAAAGCAATGAGCAAGATAGTTACACACTTTTTAGCACACAATGTAAGGATTTGCTGGATTTTTCTAGGGTGGAGTTTAGCAAGGCAATTAGTTTGAATCCTAAAAATCTAACAATCTTTAGCAATCCTTTTGAAAATTGTAAGTATGAGTTGGTGAGGCTGGGGGCATTGCCTAACCTCACCATTGCAAAAGGAAAATCTATCACACAAAAACAGGTAAGACTAGGCAATATAAAAGTTGTCGCTGGAGGGATTGATTATGCTTATTTACACGACACATCAAATCGCCCAAAAGACACAATTACAATTAGTGCTTCTGGAGCAAATGCTGGATTTGTTAATTATTGGAATGAGGAAATTTTCGCTTCAGATTGCACTACTATTAATTCAGACTCAAAACTTGATATAAAATTTATTTATTATGTTTTACAATTTATTCAAAAAGATATTTATAGATTGGCTAGAGGAGCTGCACAACCACACGTTTATCCAAAAGATATTGAACAAATTAAAATCCCGCTCCCACCCCTAGACATTCAAAAACAAATCGTTGCAGAATGTGAGAGAGTAGAAAAGCAGTATAACACCATACGAATGAGCATTGAGGAATACCAAAAACTTATCAAAGCAATTTTAGTAAAATGTGGAATCTGTGAAGCAGATACTGCGCAATCCACTAATAGTGCGGAGGGATAA
- a CDS encoding restriction endonuclease subunit S yields MESTLDFEFLQSLNTEATNKESLTLDIKEFQNILNTLPIPPKEGWERKRLGDKTKFSLSIGKRVLDSELNPKGNIPVYSANVKIIFGLIDKEILKDYENDSVLWGIDGDWLVSFMPKNTPFYPTDHCGVLRVNGGEAKLIAYILRDEGERAGFSRTLRASIERIAALKIIFPPLKSQQQIVNVVENIESHIAHLDSFLPTLQSQKQKILKEALTQE; encoded by the coding sequence TTGGAATCCACGCTTGATTTTGAATTTTTACAAAGTTTAAATACGGAAGCTACAAATAAAGAATCTCTAACCCTTGACATTAAAGAATTTCAAAATATTTTAAACACACTTCCGATTCCACCAAAAGAGGGTTGGGAGAGAAAAAGACTAGGTGATAAAACAAAATTTAGTTTAAGTATTGGTAAAAGAGTGCTTGATAGCGAACTCAATCCAAAGGGTAACATTCCTGTGTATAGTGCGAATGTTAAAATAATATTTGGCTTGATTGACAAAGAAATTTTAAAAGATTATGAAAACGATAGTGTGCTTTGGGGGATTGATGGAGATTGGTTGGTGAGTTTTATGCCAAAAAATACTCCTTTTTATCCAACTGACCACTGCGGTGTATTGCGCGTGAATGGAGGAGAGGCAAAACTTATTGCTTATATTTTAAGAGATGAGGGGGAAAGGGCTGGATTTTCTAGGACTTTACGAGCCTCCATTGAGAGAATTGCTGCCTTAAAAATTATATTTCCTCCTCTAAAATCCCAACAACAAATCGTGAATGTGGTAGAAAATATAGAATCCCATATTGCGCATTTGGATTCTTTTTTACCCACTCTACAATCCCAAAAGCAAAAAATTTTAAAAGAAGCTTTGACACAAGAGTAA
- a CDS encoding PEP-utilizing enzyme, giving the protein MMQLSFQTKARNLLALQGILKSAKVLPLMLTSLKELEANEARVLEEIQKCFSGENACEKLIVRSSSKSEDSAQTSNAGAFLSLANVSVESQAILEALRKVGASMPKLDDEILIQPMLEHIAMCGVAMSADKDTLAPYYCIEWDKSGSNSAITDGSAKGLSFFAHKEAELPKDSTLKAIIVMLRELEALFDYKFLDVEFAIDSSGDLYCLQVRPLVVKDKLNLYESLPFSALERLQKRIVSLQKQTPDIYGKRAIFGVMPDWNPAEILGLKPKRLALSLYKEIITDNIWAYQRDNYGYLNLRSHPLMHCFLGIPYIDVRLSFNSFIPKALDKKIASKLVDYYLDTLEANPHFHDKIEFNIVFSCYDLNIPHKLKSLLSKGFNENEIKRLEFALLELTNSIINPKKGLYIKDLKKIAKLEQIYKDLEDSHLPTLDKIYWLLESCKRYGTLPFAGIARAGFVAVSMLNSLVEIGFFSLAEKQAFLNSLNTVSKELASSVATLTEETKEEFLSKFGHLRPSTYNILSPRYDEDFRAYFDLGAREGLTSNESNFVLNAKKLQSLDTLLSEHGLKISAKEFLEFLKRAIEGREYAKFEFTKLLSRALSLIGELGVYYGIPKEEMAHLDIQNILNLYASLYSKNPKERFLEEIKRHKEEYALTLSVKLPVLLTNAEQVVSFLSAEIVPNFITQKSVSALISDLSDTNLEGKIVLIKSADPGFDYLFTKNIAGLITCYGGANSHMAIRASELGLPAAIGVGEENFGKFLSAKRIKLDCESGQIVVL; this is encoded by the coding sequence ATTATGCAATTATCTTTTCAAACCAAAGCGCGTAATTTGCTAGCTTTACAAGGCATATTAAAGAGTGCAAAAGTCTTGCCCTTAATGCTCACTTCTCTTAAAGAGTTAGAAGCGAATGAGGCGAGGGTATTAGAGGAGATTCAAAAATGCTTCAGCGGTGAAAATGCGTGTGAAAAGCTTATCGTTCGTAGCAGTTCCAAAAGTGAGGATAGTGCGCAAACTTCTAATGCAGGAGCGTTTTTAAGTCTTGCAAATGTGAGTGTGGAATCCCAAGCGATTTTAGAGGCGTTGCGCAAAGTTGGGGCATCTATGCCAAAGCTTGATGATGAGATTTTGATTCAGCCAATGCTAGAGCATATCGCAATGTGCGGTGTGGCGATGAGCGCGGATAAAGATACGCTTGCGCCTTATTATTGCATTGAGTGGGATAAAAGCGGTTCAAATAGCGCAATTACCGATGGAAGTGCCAAAGGCTTAAGCTTTTTTGCCCATAAAGAAGCGGAATTGCCAAAAGATAGCACTTTAAAAGCTATTATTGTAATGCTAAGGGAGTTAGAAGCACTTTTTGACTATAAATTCTTAGATGTGGAATTTGCGATAGATTCTAGCGGGGATTTGTATTGTCTGCAAGTGCGTCCGCTTGTAGTCAAAGATAAACTCAATCTCTATGAATCCCTGCCATTTAGTGCGCTAGAGAGATTACAAAAGCGCATTGTGTCTTTGCAAAAGCAAACGCCAGATATTTATGGCAAACGCGCAATTTTTGGTGTAATGCCTGATTGGAATCCTGCCGAGATTTTGGGGTTGAAGCCTAAGCGATTAGCCCTAAGCCTTTATAAAGAAATCATCACGGATAATATTTGGGCGTATCAACGGGATAATTATGGTTATCTTAATTTGCGCTCTCACCCGCTAATGCACTGCTTTTTGGGCATTCCTTATATTGATGTGCGGCTTTCTTTTAACTCCTTTATTCCCAAAGCTTTGGATAAAAAAATCGCAAGTAAATTAGTGGATTATTATTTGGATACTTTGGAGGCAAACCCGCATTTCCACGATAAGATAGAGTTTAACATTGTCTTTTCTTGCTATGATTTAAATATCCCTCATAAATTAAAAAGTCTGCTTTCAAAAGGCTTTAATGAAAATGAGATTAAAAGGCTAGAATTTGCACTTTTGGAGCTTACAAATTCTATCATCAATCCCAAAAAAGGCTTGTATATCAAGGATTTAAAAAAGATTGCAAAGTTAGAGCAAATTTACAAAGATTTAGAGGATTCGCACTTGCCGACTTTGGATAAGATTTATTGGCTTTTGGAATCTTGCAAGAGATATGGAACTTTGCCTTTTGCAGGGATTGCAAGGGCTGGGTTTGTGGCGGTTTCTATGCTTAATTCTCTTGTAGAAATTGGATTTTTTAGCTTGGCGGAAAAACAGGCGTTTTTAAATTCTCTTAACACGGTGAGCAAGGAGCTAGCCTCAAGTGTTGCCACGCTTACAGAGGAAACAAAAGAGGAGTTTTTAAGCAAATTTGGGCATTTGCGCCCTAGCACTTATAATATCTTAAGTCCGCGCTATGACGAGGATTTTAGAGCTTACTTTGATTTGGGTGCAAGAGAGGGCTTGACATCAAATGAAAGTAATTTTGTGCTTAATGCTAAAAAGCTACAATCTCTTGATACGCTTTTAAGCGAACACGGGCTAAAGATTAGCGCAAAAGAGTTTTTAGAGTTTTTGAAAAGAGCGATTGAGGGGAGAGAATATGCGAAGTTTGAATTTACCAAACTGCTCTCCCGCGCTTTAAGCCTCATTGGTGAGCTAGGCGTTTATTATGGAATCCCAAAAGAGGAAATGGCGCATTTGGATATTCAAAATATCTTAAACCTTTATGCCTCGCTGTATTCTAAGAATCCAAAGGAAAGATTTTTAGAGGAAATTAAAAGGCACAAGGAGGAATACGCCTTGACTTTGAGCGTGAAGCTTCCTGTGCTACTTACCAATGCAGAGCAGGTTGTGAGCTTTTTAAGCGCGGAGATTGTGCCAAACTTCATCACGCAAAAGTCTGTAAGTGCGCTCATTAGCGATTTAAGCGATACGAATTTAGAGGGCAAAATTGTGCTGATTAAATCCGCCGACCCCGGATTTGATTATTTATTTACGAAAAATATTGCAGGATTGATTACCTGCTATGGTGGGGCAAACTCGCATATGGCAATTCGCGCAAGTGAGCTTGGATTGCCTGCAGCCATTGGCGTAGGCGAGGAAAACTTTGGCAAATTTCTAAGCGCAAAGCGCATTAAGCTAGATTGTGAAAGTGGGCAAATTGTAGTCTTATGA